The Euphorbia lathyris chromosome 2, ddEupLath1.1, whole genome shotgun sequence genome includes a window with the following:
- the LOC136218163 gene encoding deoxyhypusine hydroxylase-like — MGSLTSSATTESLSNMEQFLCERLLDHSQPISERFRALFSLRNLKGPAPRDALIRATRDSSNLLAHEAAFALGQMQDYEAIPALTAILNDLSLHPIVRHEAAEALGAIGLLSNVPLLKNSLAVDPAQEVRETCELALKRIEEMSTADNSDGSSTVERSPFMSVDPAAPASSCSSVDKLREALLDEKKAMYERYAALFALRNIGGDEAVSAIIESLGAHSALLKHEVAYVLGQLQNKAASATLSRILRDVNEHPMVRHEAAEALGSIADEQSIALLEEFAKDTEPIVSQSCEVALSMLEYERSGKSFEFLFMQDPLS, encoded by the exons ATGGGTTCCCTGACCTCTTCCGCCACAACCGAATCCCTATCCAACATGGAGCAATTCCTTTGTGAGCGATTGCTCGACCACAGCCAGCCTATCTCCGAACGATTCAGGGCCCTCTTCTCTCTTCGTAACCTTAAAGGTCCCGCTCCTCGAGATGCCCTTATTCGCG CTACAAGGGACTCTTCAAATTTGCTGGCTCATGAGGCAGCATTTGCATTGGGGCAAATGCAAGATTACGAAGCTATTCCTGCTTTAACAGCTATTCTAAATGACCTGTCTTTGCATCCTATTGTTCGCCATGAG GCTGCAGAAGCTCTTGGTGCAATTGGTTTATTGAGTAATGTCCCGCTtttgaagaatagcttggcTGTTGATCCAGCTCAGGAGGTTAGGGAAACTTGTGAATTAGCTCTCAAGCGAATTGAGGAAATGAGTACTGCAGATAATTCTGATGGATCATCTACTGTTGAAAGATCGCCCTTTATGTCAGTTGACCCTGCTGCACcagcttcttcttgttcttctgtTGATAAGCTGAG GGAAGCTCTTTTGGATGAAAAAAAGGCCATGTACGAGCGCTATGCTGCTCTTTTTGCACTTAGAAATATTGGTGGAGATGAAGCTGTTTCTGCTATTATTGAATCTTTGGGTGCACACAGTGCTTTGCTTAAGCATGAG GTAGCTTATGTTTTGGGCCAATTGCAGAACAAAGCTGCTTCAGCTACGCTTAGCAGAATCCTTAGAGATGTAAATGAGCATCCTATGGTTAGGCATGAAGCAGCAGAAGCTCTtggttccatagctg ATGAACAAAGCATTGCACTTCTTGAGGAATTTGCAAAGGATACAGAGCCTATTGTTTCGCAAAGCTGTGAAGTTGCTCTTAGCATGTTAGAATATGAAAGATCGGGAAAATCATTTGAG TTCTTATTTATGCAAGATCCTTTATCATAA